The genome window CTGACCGCGGGCAGCGGCACCAGGGCGGAACCCCTTTCCTTTCTCAGGCCAAAATCGCTTCTTCCGTGGGGAGCGGGAACGGTCCTGGGAAGACTGGCAGCCTCCCTGGGCGCCCTGGGACCCGGCAGGATGATGGCCAACGCCTCGAGGTGCCCCGATCTGGTGAGACGGACGATCGAGGAGGCCACGGGGTCGGAGTGCGGGATCCTCTTCGAGAGCAGGCCGCTGGGCGCCTGCAGGACAGTCGCCGGACTCGCCGGCGTGGCCCGGGGGACATGGTTCGTGGTGAACACGGACATGGTGACGGATGCCGACCCTGGAGCGATGCTCGCGGCGCACAGGAGTTCCGGCAGCGACTGGACCGTGCTCGCCGGTCCCCCCCTCGAAGGATACGGGAGGCTAGCGGCGGGGGGTGACGGTTCGTTCGGATGCGGGCCCTGCGGGATGCACTACTGGGGCATCGGCATCATGGAACCGGGTGTGTTCGGGCTGGCTTCGAGGATGCCCGGCGCCGGAATGTTCGACGGGCTCGCCAGATCCGCCTCGGAGGCCGGGATGAGGCTCGCGGTGCACGAAGCCGGACCAGGGGCCTCGTGGATCGACACGGGCTCCGTGGAGAGCTACAGGGCGGGGCTCCTCTCGACGGGTTCCTTCGTCCATCCGGAGGCGGTCGTGGAGGATGGAGCCGCACTCTCGGGCCGCTGGTTCGTGGGCAGGGGCTGCCGGGTGCGGAGAGGATCGCGGCTCGCCGATTCGGTGATGCTCGACGGATCGGAACTGGCGGGAGGGGAACTCGTCTCGTCGGTGCTCCCATGGGACGAGGTGCGCGGCGGCTCGCCACCCGGTGCCGGAATGGAGTAGACTCTGACCCGTGCGGCGGTTCGGGCCGCCGACGGGCTTTCCCGGGGAGCCAGGGTGATATCTGAGACCGGTACGCTCGGAATGTTCG of Candidatus Fermentibacter sp. contains these proteins:
- a CDS encoding NDP-sugar synthase, with the protein product MTAGSGTRAEPLSFLRPKSLLPWGAGTVLGRLAASLGALGPGRMMANASRCPDLVRRTIEEATGSECGILFESRPLGACRTVAGLAGVARGTWFVVNTDMVTDADPGAMLAAHRSSGSDWTVLAGPPLEGYGRLAAGGDGSFGCGPCGMHYWGIGIMEPGVFGLASRMPGAGMFDGLARSASEAGMRLAVHEAGPGASWIDTGSVESYRAGLLSTGSFVHPEAVVEDGAALSGRWFVGRGCRVRRGSRLADSVMLDGSELAGGELVSSVLPWDEVRGGSPPGAGME